One window of Mesorhizobium loti R88b genomic DNA carries:
- a CDS encoding sarcosine oxidase subunit gamma family protein, with amino-acid sequence MSDFELIHRPAISTKPVGSSDAFAMKAMPEGTLIHILGKPGAENLTATLQGLFGGEANRIRTFGPGQWLVVRDEPTSRSDMQALFERLDTRAFAVDQTHGRIRIEVAGRAVQSLLAKGTAIDLNAVAVGQSAMTLMGHISVHITRVALNRFELIVLRGFGQSLWDEIAHLNADF; translated from the coding sequence ATGTCTGATTTCGAACTCATCCACCGTCCGGCGATCAGCACCAAACCGGTAGGGAGCTCCGACGCCTTCGCTATGAAGGCGATGCCCGAGGGCACCCTGATCCACATACTCGGCAAGCCCGGCGCAGAGAATCTTACGGCCACGCTGCAAGGCCTGTTCGGCGGCGAGGCCAACAGGATCCGCACCTTCGGCCCCGGCCAATGGCTGGTCGTCAGGGATGAGCCGACATCCCGCTCAGATATGCAGGCCCTCTTCGAAAGACTCGACACACGGGCATTTGCGGTCGACCAGACCCATGGACGCATCAGGATTGAAGTCGCGGGCCGCGCTGTCCAATCGCTGCTGGCAAAAGGTACCGCTATCGATCTTAACGCCGTGGCCGTGGGACAGTCCGCGATGACGCTGATGGGACACATTTCCGTGCACATCACGCGCGTCGCTTTGAATCGTTTTGAGCTGATTGTGCTTCGCGGCTTTGGTCAAAGTCTGTGGGACGAGATAGCTCATCTTAACGCCGATTTCTGA
- a CDS encoding sarcosine oxidase subunit alpha family protein, whose protein sequence is MTSYRLPKGGLIDRQSRLGFSFDGQSVTGHAGDTLASALLANGRQLVGRSFKYHRPRGILTAGAAEPNALMTIGSGGRTEANTRATMQDLYDGLEARSQNRWPSLDFDIGSLNGLLSPFLAAGFYYKTFMWPAKLWEGLYEPFIRRAAGLGKATYEADPDRYEKRWAHCDLLVIGAGPAGLAAALSAGRAGARVIILDEHSLAGGSLLSEAATIGGESAPAFAKRLADELETLPNVRVLTRTTAFGWYDGNVVGAVERAQKHVRHPDPNKPVERMWRIVAKKALLATGTEERPLVFGGNDIPGVMIAGAMRCYLNRFAVAPGQRTAIFTTNDSGYALARDLEAAGVQLTAIIDSRAESQFVYTGKARLLKGAVVSDAKGGKALSSVNVTAANGATEAIAVDALAMSGGFSPIIHLACHRGGKPQWSDVHGAFMAPSETRGLVLAGAVTGTTGLSASFAEGAARGATMAQDLGFAAQPFDAGPVDGDIVASPASPLWNIRGVKGKAFVDFQNDVGRKDLGLAVQEGYGDVELAKRYTTSGMATDQGKLSNVTAIGLLAEARGVSPAEVGTTTFRPFYTPISFGALTGPHHGHHFQPVRKSPLHDWAKKHGAVFVETGLWYRSSWFPRAGETSWRQSVDREVLNVRTNVGICDVSMLGKIEVCGKDAAEFLNRVYSNAFLKLPVGKARYGLMLREDGFIYDDGTTSRLADDRFFMTTTTAYAAGVMTHLEFCAQGLWPELDVRLASVTDQWGQMSVVGPKARATLQAIVDGDISDTAFPFLAAKEVSLFGGRLHGRLFRISFSGELAYELAVPAGYCESVADGVLQAGKEHGIQPYGVEALSVLRIEKGHVTHNEINGTVIPSDLGFAKMVSTAKPDFIGKAMLGREGLVAQDRPSLVGVVPLDPTTTFRTGSHILAKGAAQTLENDQGYVSSSAFSPHVGSTIGLALVKSGHARHGEEVVVWNGLSKEFTVARLCNPVFFDPANEKLHV, encoded by the coding sequence ATGACCTCCTATCGACTGCCCAAGGGTGGCCTGATCGATCGCCAGTCACGCCTCGGCTTCAGCTTCGACGGCCAGTCGGTCACGGGCCATGCCGGCGATACGCTGGCCTCCGCCTTGCTCGCCAATGGCCGCCAGCTAGTGGGCCGCAGCTTTAAATACCATCGGCCGCGCGGCATCCTAACCGCGGGCGCGGCGGAACCGAATGCATTGATGACCATCGGCAGCGGAGGGCGCACGGAGGCCAATACCCGGGCTACGATGCAGGACCTTTACGACGGTCTCGAAGCCCGCAGCCAGAACCGCTGGCCTTCGCTCGATTTCGATATCGGTTCGCTGAACGGCCTGCTCTCACCCTTCCTCGCCGCGGGCTTCTACTACAAGACCTTCATGTGGCCGGCGAAGCTCTGGGAAGGTCTCTACGAGCCCTTTATCCGCCGCGCCGCCGGTCTCGGCAAGGCGACCTACGAAGCCGATCCCGACCGCTACGAGAAGCGCTGGGCGCATTGCGACCTGCTGGTGATCGGCGCCGGCCCAGCCGGGCTGGCCGCCGCGCTGTCCGCCGGCCGTGCAGGGGCACGTGTCATCATCCTCGACGAACACAGCCTGGCGGGCGGATCGTTGCTGTCGGAGGCCGCGACCATCGGCGGGGAAAGCGCGCCGGCATTTGCCAAGCGGCTCGCCGACGAGCTGGAAACGCTGCCGAATGTACGCGTACTGACCCGCACAACCGCTTTCGGCTGGTATGACGGCAATGTCGTTGGCGCTGTGGAGCGCGCCCAGAAGCATGTGCGCCACCCCGATCCGAACAAGCCGGTCGAGCGCATGTGGCGCATCGTCGCCAAAAAGGCGCTTCTCGCCACCGGTACCGAGGAGCGGCCGCTCGTGTTCGGCGGCAACGATATTCCCGGTGTGATGATCGCGGGTGCGATGCGCTGCTATCTCAACCGCTTTGCCGTGGCCCCCGGCCAGCGCACCGCCATCTTCACCACCAATGACAGCGGATATGCACTCGCCCGCGACCTCGAGGCGGCGGGTGTCCAGCTTACCGCAATCATCGACAGCCGCGCCGAATCCCAGTTCGTGTATACCGGCAAGGCTCGCCTTCTCAAGGGCGCCGTCGTGTCTGATGCCAAGGGCGGCAAAGCGCTCTCCAGCGTCAACGTCACGGCCGCAAACGGCGCGACCGAAGCCATTGCTGTGGATGCGCTCGCCATGTCCGGCGGCTTCAGCCCGATTATTCACCTTGCCTGCCATCGCGGCGGCAAGCCGCAATGGTCGGATGTGCATGGCGCCTTCATGGCCCCGTCGGAAACCAGGGGCCTCGTGCTCGCAGGCGCAGTCACGGGCACAACCGGATTGTCGGCAAGCTTTGCAGAGGGCGCTGCGCGCGGCGCTACCATGGCCCAAGATCTCGGGTTCGCCGCCCAACCATTCGACGCCGGTCCTGTCGATGGCGACATCGTTGCTTCGCCGGCCAGCCCGCTCTGGAATATCCGTGGCGTGAAGGGCAAGGCCTTCGTCGACTTCCAGAACGATGTCGGCCGCAAGGATCTCGGCCTTGCCGTGCAGGAAGGCTATGGCGATGTCGAACTTGCCAAGCGCTACACGACATCGGGCATGGCCACTGACCAGGGCAAGCTCTCCAATGTCACCGCAATTGGCCTGCTGGCCGAAGCGCGTGGCGTCTCTCCCGCCGAAGTCGGCACGACGACCTTCCGGCCCTTCTATACGCCGATCAGCTTCGGCGCGCTGACCGGCCCGCATCACGGCCATCATTTCCAGCCGGTGCGCAAGTCGCCTCTGCATGACTGGGCCAAGAAGCACGGCGCGGTCTTCGTCGAGACCGGTCTCTGGTATCGCTCATCCTGGTTCCCGCGCGCGGGTGAAACCAGCTGGCGACAGAGCGTCGATCGCGAGGTCCTGAACGTTCGAACGAATGTCGGGATTTGTGATGTGTCGATGCTCGGCAAGATCGAGGTCTGCGGCAAGGATGCGGCGGAGTTCCTCAATCGGGTCTATTCGAACGCCTTCCTGAAACTGCCAGTCGGCAAGGCGCGCTATGGTCTGATGCTGCGCGAGGACGGCTTCATCTATGATGACGGCACGACGAGCCGCCTGGCTGACGACCGCTTCTTCATGACCACGACCACGGCCTATGCCGCCGGCGTCATGACGCATCTCGAATTCTGCGCCCAGGGGCTGTGGCCGGAGCTCGACGTACGACTCGCCTCGGTGACGGACCAATGGGGACAGATGTCCGTGGTCGGGCCCAAGGCGCGCGCGACGCTGCAGGCGATCGTCGATGGTGATATTTCCGACACTGCCTTCCCCTTTCTTGCCGCAAAGGAGGTCTCGCTCTTCGGCGGCCGGCTGCATGGCCGCCTGTTTCGTATCTCGTTCTCGGGCGAACTGGCTTATGAGCTTGCCGTGCCGGCCGGCTATTGCGAGAGCGTCGCCGACGGCGTTCTCCAGGCAGGCAAGGAACATGGCATCCAGCCTTATGGCGTGGAGGCGCTCAGCGTACTGCGCATCGAGAAGGGCCATGTGACGCATAACGAGATCAACGGTACTGTGATCCCCTCGGATCTCGGTTTCGCAAAGATGGTGTCGACAGCCAAGCCGGATTTCATCGGCAAGGCGATGCTCGGCCGCGAGGGACTGGTGGCCCAGGATCGCCCGAGCCTTGTCGGCGTCGTCCCGCTCGATCCAACGACCACATTCCGCACCGGCTCGCACATTCTCGCCAAGGGGGCCGCGCAGACGCTCGAGAACGACCAGGGCTATGTCTCGTCGAGTGCCTTTTCACCCCACGTCGGCTCGACTATCGGGTTGGCGCTGGTGAAGAGTGGCCATGCCAGGCATGGCGAAGAGGTGGTGGTGTGGAACGGCCTGAGCAAGGAATTTACCGTCGCACGTCTTTGCAATCCGGTCTTCTTCGATCCAGCAAACGAGAAGCTCCATGTCTGA
- a CDS encoding sarcosine oxidase subunit delta — protein sequence MASLIPCPHCGSRPKEEFTVKGAALARPAPDAGTAAWIDYVYLRDNPRGAYEEYWHHTSGCRRWLVVSRNTATHEISGSRDVVLKLSAEAL from the coding sequence ATGGCAAGCCTGATCCCGTGTCCCCATTGCGGCTCTCGACCGAAAGAAGAGTTCACTGTGAAGGGGGCGGCACTCGCCCGACCCGCACCTGATGCCGGCACGGCGGCGTGGATCGACTATGTCTATCTGCGCGACAATCCGCGCGGCGCCTATGAGGAATATTGGCATCATACGTCCGGCTGCCGGCGCTGGCTGGTGGTGAGCCGCAATACGGCAACGCATGAAATCTCGGGCTCCCGCGACGTGGTACTCAAGCTATCGGCGGAGGCGCTCTGA